A genome region from Candidatus Methanoperedens sp. includes the following:
- a CDS encoding type II toxin-antitoxin system VapC family toxin: MKKLKVNGKLAVDTNAVIAYRETIPEVCTLIDSTVSIFLPAIVLGELLYGANNSAKPEKNERDIILFANNSILMLIDEAAAISYAKVRYDLKKKGNPIPENDIWIAAYGMRPQ; this comes from the coding sequence TTGAAAAAATTGAAGGTGAATGGTAAGCTGGCTGTTGATACTAATGCAGTAATTGCTTATAGGGAAACCATTCCTGAGGTTTGTACCTTGATAGATTCGACTGTTTCTATCTTTCTTCCTGCTATCGTATTGGGTGAACTGCTATATGGTGCAAACAATAGCGCAAAACCTGAAAAAAATGAGCGTGACATAATCCTGTTTGCCAATAATTCTATTCTCATGTTAATTGATGAAGCTGCCGCAATAAGCTATGCTAAAGTACGTTATGATCTAAAAAAGAAAGGAAATCCTATTCCTGAAAATGATATATGGATAGCAGCATATG
- a CDS encoding DUF104 domain-containing protein, whose protein sequence is MIKSTTQTIEAVYEDNVLKPVKPLKGIMEHQNVVVTVRPHPTKKGLRDVAGTLTHNEAKEQQKLIEEEFEKIEGEW, encoded by the coding sequence ATGATAAAAAGTACGACACAAACAATAGAAGCAGTATATGAAGATAATGTGTTGAAACCAGTTAAACCTTTAAAGGGAATCATGGAACATCAGAATGTGGTAGTAACGGTACGTCCTCACCCTACCAAAAAAGGACTTCGTGATGTGGCTGGGACATTGACTCATAATGAGGCAAAAGAACAGCAAAAGCTCATAGAAGAGGAGTTTGAAAAAATTGAAGGTGAATGGTAA
- a CDS encoding helix-turn-helix domain-containing protein: protein MTSENLIRAAMESDEIFIRELHRIIKDELHLTAADFSEKSGIPASTIYKLLSGQREPNIKTLRQIVSVLRKIEGTEKIEFIAVIAARPVLDYITEKKLKVAGRLLTIREYSATSMEEAIIAAVKAERDGAKALVCAPIVSTTVEKILRIPVTSIMPKDSLIEAIELAAKKMG from the coding sequence ATGACCTCGGAAAATCTGATACGTGCAGCAATGGAATCTGATGAAATCTTTATCAGGGAACTCCACAGGATAATTAAGGATGAACTTCATTTGACAGCAGCGGATTTCAGCGAAAAATCAGGTATTCCTGCAAGTACAATATATAAATTATTATCAGGCCAGCGCGAACCTAACATTAAGACCTTAAGGCAGATAGTCTCAGTGCTTCGAAAAATTGAAGGAACTGAAAAAATAGAGTTTATCGCCGTTATCGCCGCTCGGCCAGTCCTTGATTATATCACTGAGAAAAAATTAAAAGTAGCCGGAAGGCTCCTTACGATCAGGGAATATTCCGCAACCTCAATGGAAGAAGCCATTATCGCCGCAGTAAAAGCTGAAAGGGACGGCGCAAAGGCGCTTGTATGCGCTCCTATCGTAAGCACCACGGTTGAAAAGATATTGCGAATTCCAGTTACCTCTATCATGCCAAAAGACAGCCTGATCGAAGCGATAGAACTTGCGGCGAAAAAGATGGGATAG
- a CDS encoding GDYXXLXY domain-containing protein — MDRKIFVKAMLVPAVILLGFIGYNYYTLSLGHEILLKTVPVDPNDLFRGDFVNLRYEISAIDLTQIGYDSPFMDGENVFAILAKGEKFWFVTRVGHFSQPPQRNEVCIKGKVTNSYQNKINVQWGIESYFVPEGKGRDIEREIRDVSVKVSVDRTCRALIKELYINDKPVSFGN; from the coding sequence ATGGATAGGAAAATATTCGTAAAAGCAATGCTTGTTCCCGCAGTGATCCTTTTAGGATTTATCGGGTATAATTATTACACCTTAAGCCTGGGGCATGAAATATTGCTGAAAACTGTCCCCGTCGATCCAAATGACCTGTTCAGGGGCGATTTTGTGAACCTGCGGTATGAGATCTCGGCTATCGACCTTACCCAGATCGGGTATGACAGTCCTTTTATGGATGGAGAGAATGTTTTTGCGATCCTGGCAAAAGGTGAGAAGTTCTGGTTTGTAACAAGAGTTGGACATTTCAGCCAGCCACCGCAAAGAAATGAAGTATGTATCAAAGGAAAGGTAACAAATTCTTACCAGAATAAGATCAATGTGCAATGGGGCATAGAGAGCTACTTTGTCCCTGAAGGAAAGGGAAGGGATATTGAACGGGAAATCCGTGATGTTTCTGTCAAGGTATCAGTGGACAGGACATGCAGGGCGCTTATAAAGGAATTGTATATAAATGATAAGCCTGTGAGTTTTGGGAATTAA
- a CDS encoding DUF2157 domain-containing protein → MDEEEFYSRLKDEMVDWQRDGIIDSARAEAIMKRHDVEKKTYKPGNVITALSTLAVILIGVGVILFFASNWEYIPDLIKIVLLFTATFSSYYAGYVMRFEKQNYPRAGHALIFLGSILVGASIFLIGQIFNINVDAYWLVLLWFIAISPMGYVFDSRPSIGLNIITFTYWLVFSVSPEYRGMSSPLLLFLLFGIALYSIGQLHELTDKWARFRMTYKGFGIFFILISYFYFSIWPSEFRYIYNYPQQAGFSVTAQFLYVAFAIIAVISILANLMAKEKLRSIQYEFYLLLAAFIGWIVLFVINTYPQQFFTMRVEQYGTYFEISPSSEKMLFAVLSAFQIGLSIVTISIGYYKNEVDFVNMGIIFFALGVMQVYINHLQGMLPKGLGLIIGGIFLFFFATYLEKKRRNLLNAMKGVE, encoded by the coding sequence GTGGATGAAGAAGAATTTTACAGCAGGCTTAAAGATGAAATGGTTGACTGGCAAAGGGATGGCATTATAGACAGTGCCCGGGCTGAAGCCATAATGAAAAGACATGATGTTGAAAAAAAGACATACAAACCTGGCAATGTAATTACCGCTCTTTCAACGCTTGCCGTGATACTTATTGGGGTTGGCGTAATCCTGTTCTTTGCTTCGAACTGGGAATATATACCTGATCTCATCAAAATCGTATTGCTCTTTACGGCAACATTCTCATCATATTATGCCGGATATGTAATGAGATTTGAAAAACAAAATTACCCCAGGGCCGGTCATGCACTGATTTTCCTGGGTTCGATACTGGTAGGCGCCAGCATATTCCTTATCGGGCAGATATTTAATATTAATGTTGACGCATACTGGCTTGTCCTGCTCTGGTTCATTGCCATATCCCCGATGGGTTATGTTTTTGATTCAAGACCCTCTATCGGCTTAAATATCATCACCTTTACATACTGGCTGGTATTTTCGGTCAGTCCTGAATACAGGGGTATGTCATCACCGCTTCTGCTATTTTTACTGTTCGGCATTGCACTGTATAGTATCGGCCAGCTACATGAACTCACGGATAAATGGGCAAGATTCAGGATGACATATAAAGGATTTGGAATATTTTTTATTCTTATTTCATACTTTTATTTCAGCATCTGGCCGTCCGAATTCCGGTACATATACAACTATCCGCAGCAGGCGGGATTTTCAGTCACTGCACAATTTCTTTATGTTGCCTTTGCGATAATTGCAGTTATTTCTATTCTTGCAAATCTGATGGCAAAGGAAAAACTAAGGAGTATACAATATGAATTCTATTTGCTGCTTGCGGCTTTTATAGGCTGGATAGTCCTGTTCGTCATTAACACATATCCCCAGCAATTTTTTACAATGCGTGTTGAACAATATGGCACTTATTTTGAAATCAGTCCCAGTTCGGAAAAAATGTTATTTGCTGTATTGAGTGCATTCCAGATCGGACTTTCGATAGTGACTATCTCTATAGGATATTATAAGAATGAAGTGGACTTTGTTAATATGGGGATCATTTTTTTTGCCCTCGGCGTGATGCAGGTTTACATTAACCACCTTCAGGGGATGCTTCCTAAGGGCCTTGGACTCATCATTGGCGGGATTTTCCTGTTTTTCTTTGCAACATATCTTGAGAAAAAGAGAAGAAATCTTCTTAATGCCATGAAAGGGGTAGAATAA
- a CDS encoding EamA family transporter, which translates to MDKKSFSGYGEIIIAAVLWSLAGIFAKYIHGMSARSIIFYRVLLAFAIFFIFILISGNLRIIKLKDKKIYLLLFGIMQAGTMLAFFISVLEGSVSIAVLLLYTAPVYITILSPWLLKERSTKKGFIALVMSIIGILLIVDPQKLDFTHYPAGILAGIASGIMYAFQIMISKYAGSTYSGYTQAFWSFLIAAVILLPVGIAPFDIVLDNLVYLILLSIFPTILAVSLYFNGLKKVKTHSASILGLIEPVSAVILSVLLLHEQISTLEIIGGALILTGVALVTTDR; encoded by the coding sequence ATGGATAAAAAAAGCTTCTCCGGATACGGGGAAATAATCATTGCAGCGGTATTGTGGAGCCTGGCCGGGATATTTGCAAAATATATACATGGGATGTCAGCCCGGAGTATTATTTTTTACAGGGTTTTACTGGCTTTTGCTATATTTTTCATATTTATTCTCATTTCCGGAAACCTCAGGATAATTAAGCTAAAAGACAAAAAAATCTATTTACTGTTATTTGGCATAATGCAGGCCGGGACAATGCTGGCATTTTTCATATCCGTATTAGAAGGATCAGTCTCAATCGCAGTCTTATTATTATATACAGCTCCTGTTTATATTACCATATTATCCCCATGGCTTTTAAAAGAAAGATCCACAAAAAAGGGGTTCATCGCCCTTGTTATGTCAATAATTGGTATTCTATTGATAGTTGATCCCCAAAAGCTTGATTTTACACATTATCCTGCAGGAATACTTGCAGGGATTGCATCAGGTATCATGTATGCTTTCCAGATAATGATCTCGAAATATGCAGGTTCAACTTATTCAGGCTACACCCAGGCTTTCTGGAGTTTTCTAATAGCGGCCGTGATTCTTCTTCCTGTTGGTATCGCTCCTTTTGATATAGTTCTTGATAACCTGGTTTATTTAATTCTCCTGTCAATATTTCCTACTATCCTGGCTGTCTCACTATATTTTAACGGATTAAAAAAAGTAAAGACACATAGCGCCAGTATACTCGGATTAATTGAACCTGTAAGTGCTGTTATTTTGTCTGTCCTCCTTCTTCATGAGCAGATATCAACCCTTGAAATTATCGGAGGCGCACTTATATTGACAGGAGTTGCATTAGTTACTACAGACAGATGA
- a CDS encoding type II methionyl aminopeptidase: protein MNHYIHDYYVEAGRIAAKVRTDALSRIKEGIPLLEIAEYVEKRIEELGAKPAFPCNISINEIASHYTPQDYQLCFRKGDVVKLDLGAHIEGYIADTAATIEVGTNNHTLLIRTCEEALEKAIASTKDGVETNQIGKIIEDTIKERGFNPIKDLTGHNLEQYQLHAGVIVPNYKSFFSHTIRKDMVFAIEPFATYGSGNIRTGSPFIFAINNGCKGNMLTDLRNRFGSLPFAPRWIPVTDLNELKGAREYYEIIEKNGEIVAQSEHTVIVNEEGCEVITR, encoded by the coding sequence ATGAACCATTATATCCACGATTACTATGTTGAAGCCGGAAGAATTGCGGCAAAAGTCCGGACTGATGCTCTCTCCAGGATAAAGGAAGGTATCCCTCTCCTTGAGATCGCGGAATATGTTGAAAAAAGGATAGAAGAACTGGGCGCAAAACCTGCATTTCCCTGCAATATTTCAATAAATGAAATTGCCTCCCATTATACTCCGCAGGATTACCAGCTATGCTTTCGAAAAGGAGACGTCGTAAAATTAGACCTGGGGGCTCACATTGAAGGCTATATTGCAGATACTGCTGCTACTATTGAAGTCGGGACAAATAACCACACCCTGTTGATCCGTACATGCGAAGAAGCGCTTGAAAAAGCTATTGCATCCACAAAGGATGGGGTTGAAACGAATCAGATAGGGAAGATAATTGAAGATACGATCAAAGAACGTGGTTTTAATCCCATAAAAGATCTGACCGGTCATAATCTTGAACAATATCAACTGCATGCGGGCGTCATAGTTCCAAATTATAAAAGCTTTTTTAGCCATACTATCAGGAAAGATATGGTTTTTGCTATCGAGCCCTTCGCAACATACGGAAGCGGGAATATAAGAACCGGCAGCCCCTTTATTTTTGCAATAAACAACGGGTGTAAAGGAAATATGCTTACAGATCTCAGGAACAGGTTCGGTTCGCTTCCTTTTGCTCCAAGATGGATCCCTGTAACTGATCTTAATGAACTGAAGGGAGCAAGAGAATATTATGAAATAATAGAGAAGAACGGTGAAATTGTCGCCCAGTCTGAACATACTGTTATAGTCAACGAAGAAGGGTGTGAAGTAATCACGAGATGA
- a CDS encoding radical SAM protein, which produces MNKNKNNKDTVIYEAHGNLYLNITNRCTADCIFCLKRYSDGIYGYNLRLSKEPPLSEIIKQLSEHDLTKYDEVVFTGFGEPLVRLDDVLEITKWLTTRGISVRLDTSGHAKLLYPDRNVAGELAESGMKVISLSLNAQDANTYNQLCDPRYIKAYEKMLEFAKDISSSRIELRFTVVDLPVVNIEKCKKIADEYCAQFKVRHYGGSV; this is translated from the coding sequence ATGAACAAAAACAAAAACAATAAAGATACCGTCATTTACGAGGCACACGGCAACCTGTACCTGAATATAACAAATAGATGTACTGCTGATTGTATTTTTTGCCTGAAGCGCTACTCCGATGGGATATACGGTTATAATCTCCGTCTCTCGAAGGAACCCCCGCTTTCCGAAATAATAAAGCAGCTTTCCGAGCATGACCTCACAAAATATGATGAAGTAGTTTTCACGGGCTTTGGTGAACCTCTTGTGCGCCTGGATGATGTGCTTGAGATCACAAAATGGCTTACTACCCGTGGAATTTCGGTGAGGCTTGATACAAGCGGACATGCAAAACTCTTATATCCTGACAGGAATGTTGCAGGAGAATTAGCTGAATCAGGTATGAAAGTCATATCGCTCAGCCTGAATGCCCAGGATGCTAATACTTATAACCAATTATGCGATCCCAGGTACATAAAGGCATACGAGAAGATGCTTGAGTTTGCAAAAGACATTTCAAGTTCCAGGATTGAATTGAGATTCACAGTGGTTGATCTGCCAGTAGTGAATATTGAAAAATGCAAGAAAATCGCAGATGAGTATTGTGCGCAGTTCAAAGTACGACATTATGGTGGTTCTGTTTGA
- a CDS encoding winged helix-turn-helix transcriptional regulator has product MKKLLWYLIAGTRGGQTRALMLKLLIDRPYNANQLAEAMNMDYKTIRHHLDVLTKNGVITMEGDKYGAMYFISKTMEANINEFNQIWEKIDKQSH; this is encoded by the coding sequence CTGAAGAAGTTGCTCTGGTATCTGATCGCAGGAACACGTGGAGGACAAACCCGTGCATTAATGTTGAAACTGCTCATTGATAGGCCTTATAATGCAAATCAGCTAGCTGAAGCTATGAATATGGATTATAAGACCATAAGGCATCATCTTGATGTGCTTACCAAGAACGGTGTAATAACTATGGAAGGTGACAAATATGGCGCTATGTATTTCATCTCCAAAACAATGGAGGCTAATATAAATGAATTTAATCAGATTTGGGAAAAAATTGATAAACAAAGCCACTGA